GTATTCTTTGAATTCAAAGTAGGACTCAATGACATGGCCGATGGTATGCCCAAAATTGAGAACACGGCGCAGGCCTTTTTCCTTTTCATCACTTTCGACCACATTGCGCTTGATCTGGACACACTTGGCGATAATTTCTTCCATATCCTCCAGCAGATCCTCCTGGTACTCAAAGCCCATGAGGCGTACAAAAAGCTTAGCAGAGCTGATACATCCGTATTTGATCACCTCGCCCATACCGTCAGTCAGGTAATGGTCCTCAAGCGTATCCAGAAACTGCGGATCGATGACTACTGCCTTGGGCTGGTGGAACGCGCCAACCAGGTTCTTGCCAAAGCCCAGATCTACCCCAACCTTTCCGCCCACACTGCTGTCTACCTGGGCCAGCAAAGAGGTTGGAATCTGGACGAAATCAATGCCGCGCATAAAGGTAGCAGCGCAGAAGCCAGCCAGGTCTCCGACTACGCCGCCGCCCAGGGCCACGATAGCGTCGGAACGCGTTATGCCCATATCCATGAGCTGATAGTAAATTTCCTCTACCTGGGCCAGGCTTTTGGATTCCTCGCCCGCTGGAATCACAAGGGTATACACAGATGCACCCAGACTTTTGATCTGCTTTTTCACATTGCTCAGATACAGCTTGGCAACGTTCTTATCGCTGATAATCACAATGCTGCGGTAGCTGCCGAAAATTTCATCCATCTCAAACAGATGCTCCTTCAGGCCATTGCCGATCATAATTTTATACTGATGCTTGTTTTCAGTCGTACAGGTTAATTCCTTCATGGTTTCGCTCCTTTATCTATAAAATACTGTATGCAATTTCGCTGATTTGAATAATTATTATATCATACTTTTACTAAAGTGAGGGGAGAACCTTACCGTAAAGCATTTCAAACTTCTGTTTATTGCCTGGAATTTTTATTACAATTATCAAGAAAGCTTCAAATTAAGAAAACTTCGTTGCATTTTACGGCATAATCCGGTATGATAAACATATAAGCAACCAGGTTGACTATAATGTTATTTACCATTTACCGCGGGTATATAAAATAAAACAATGATAACAAGCACTTTATAATAGAAAGGAGTCTTTACTATGTACGAAGAACCTAAAGGACCAATCGAAACTCTGGAAGAGGATCTGGAAAAAACCATCAAGCACTGGTGGATGTTTTTAATTCTCGGCATTCTGGCCATCGGCGTAGGCATCTGGCTGTTTTTCACTCCCATGCAAGGGTACGCGGCATTGACGGTGTTCTTTGCCTTAACCTTTTTAATTTCGGGCCTTGCCTCTGTTTTTGTCACCATCTTTAATCGTAAAACCATTCCGGCCTGGGGCTGGAATCTGGTGTCCGGCATTCTCATGCTGGTGCTTGGAATTATTCTGGTGGCAAACCTGAATCTTTCTGCTGATGTACTGGCGTTTTACGTCGCCTTTGCTGTAATGTTCGGCGGATTTAATACCATCGGCTTTGCCTTTACCACAAAATCCCTCGGGGACAGCGGCTGGGGTTGGAATCTGGCACTGGGTATCCTGGTCGTCATCCTGTCCATCGTCCTTCTGCTGCACCCGGTATTCACAGCGCTGACCATCACCATCTGGACCGGCATTGCCTTTGTGAGCCTGGGCGTTTCCTTCTGTATGCTCGCATACCGTTTGTCCAAAACCAACAGTCTGCTGAAAAAATAAACTGTCATAAAACCCCGGAACTAATATCTTATTGGTTCCGGTCTTTATCATAGTTTGAGTAAGTGAGGTATTATGATGAAAAAGGAAAAAAAGAGTAAGAAACCAGCTGACAAGAAGAATTCAAAGAAAAAGAACGGCAAGAAAAAAGAAATTCTGAAAACTGGGGAAGCGCAGAAGACCAAGACCGCTGCCGACTCCAAGTCCAGGAAAGATTTGAAGCAGGCACTGGCTGAAATCACGGCCAAGTACCAGCTCATCGAAGATCTTCCGCGTTTCTACGGCGGGGAAATTCCCCTTTATATTTCCGAAACCAGTGCGCTCCGTGTCATCGGCGGCACTCCCGGCCTTAATCTGACCGCCATCGCCACAGCGCTGGGCGTCTCTAAAAGCGCAGTCTCCAAGAGCACCGGCAAACTCATGGAAAAAGGGCTGATCACCAAAGAACGCGCCCTTCGCGAGGTCATCTTTAATCTGAGCAATGAAGGGCAAATACTTTACGACCGGATGAATAATGACGAAAAGTTGCTTTTTAAAGGCCTTGATACCTATCTGAAAACTTTGAGCCCGGATGACGAAAAGGCTGTATCTGACTTCTTAGACCACATCCACCTGGAGCTTGAAAAAGCAGTCAACAAGCTCAGGGAACCTCTTGAGGATATTGACGAAAAATAAAACCATGTTTTGTTGGGATCGGTGCAGATTTGCGCCGGTCTTTTTTGTTTTTTTAAG
The DNA window shown above is from Eubacterium limosum and carries:
- the aroB gene encoding 3-dehydroquinate synthase; the protein is MKELTCTTENKHQYKIMIGNGLKEHLFEMDEIFGSYRSIVIISDKNVAKLYLSNVKKQIKSLGASVYTLVIPAGEESKSLAQVEEIYYQLMDMGITRSDAIVALGGGVVGDLAGFCAATFMRGIDFVQIPTSLLAQVDSSVGGKVGVDLGFGKNLVGAFHQPKAVVIDPQFLDTLEDHYLTDGMGEVIKYGCISSAKLFVRLMGFEYQEDLLEDMEEIIAKCVQIKRNVVESDEKEKGLRRVLNFGHTIGHVIESYFEFKEYSHGEAVAIGMYQITKMSVREGITTPETLGNLQLILETYGLPYEMPEMDLNRVKEILYSDKKFENDVLNMCIITKIGKAEIVKIHKDQAIQLFQ
- a CDS encoding HdeD family acid-resistance protein, with protein sequence MYEEPKGPIETLEEDLEKTIKHWWMFLILGILAIGVGIWLFFTPMQGYAALTVFFALTFLISGLASVFVTIFNRKTIPAWGWNLVSGILMLVLGIILVANLNLSADVLAFYVAFAVMFGGFNTIGFAFTTKSLGDSGWGWNLALGILVVILSIVLLLHPVFTALTITIWTGIAFVSLGVSFCMLAYRLSKTNSLLKK
- a CDS encoding MarR family winged helix-turn-helix transcriptional regulator; protein product: MMKKEKKSKKPADKKNSKKKNGKKKEILKTGEAQKTKTAADSKSRKDLKQALAEITAKYQLIEDLPRFYGGEIPLYISETSALRVIGGTPGLNLTAIATALGVSKSAVSKSTGKLMEKGLITKERALREVIFNLSNEGQILYDRMNNDEKLLFKGLDTYLKTLSPDDEKAVSDFLDHIHLELEKAVNKLREPLEDIDEK